One region of Ardenticatenales bacterium genomic DNA includes:
- a CDS encoding ankyrin repeat domain-containing protein codes for MEERDVDKAAISQEMVHEFVRVAHGDLARVQALLAQEPGLVNASWDWGGGDWETALGAAAHTGQVAIAAHLLAHGARMDIFCAVMMGKIEIVKAYLADNPGVAQARGPHGISLKQHAIVGQQEAILELLGV; via the coding sequence ATGGAGGAGAGGGACGTGGACAAAGCAGCGATCAGTCAAGAAATGGTGCATGAATTTGTGCGCGTGGCGCATGGCGATTTGGCGCGCGTGCAGGCGCTGCTGGCGCAGGAGCCGGGGCTGGTGAATGCCAGTTGGGATTGGGGCGGCGGGGACTGGGAGACGGCGCTGGGCGCGGCGGCGCACACGGGGCAGGTGGCGATTGCCGCGCATTTGCTGGCGCATGGGGCGCGTATGGACATCTTTTGCGCCGTCATGATGGGCAAGATCGAGATTGTGAAGGCGTATCTGGCGGATAACCCTGGCGTGGCCCAGGCGCGCGGTCCGCACGGCATTTCCCTGAAGCAGCACGCTATCGTGGGACAACAGGAGGCGATCCTGGAGTTGCTGGGTGTATGA
- a CDS encoding lysylphosphatidylglycerol synthetase family protein, which translates to MQRTYQTVGIRRWLFWLLVVGFLWVVISRLTEIGNLLQTIRQGAWQWVLLAATFQIGRYLAYTGVFYHSFATVNVKSRFRDLIPLTFAAMFINSTAPSGGAAGMAVFIDDAQRRGESAAKATAGTVLVGVADYGAYSMLLLVSLLLLLQKHQLTTLEVIGALTLFVFMLVLSAILALGLWRPQALHRLLSAFQRLVTRVFALLRRPAPFPLGWADEYAGEFSLAAGAIAGNPHQVVRTVLVGLTGHLINVVSLYCVFHAFRQEAAWGVIVPAYSMTYLFWIVSPTPNGIGIVESIMPLIYTTFGISTEAGTIINLVFRGLTFWIPMLLGFVLLRRLKMFRGPERDLAEEGQVRLIATLTGLMGIVNVLSAITPGFAARLTLLTTYSPMTVAQGGRLTAVISGFILIFLGLGLWRRKQNAWYLTMIVLAVSVASHLLKGLDYEVAIMAALLSLLLLTQRSHFHALSDVPSMRQAAWTLVGSLAFTLAYGSIGFYLLDQHYSVQFGLTRALSQTVIMFTQFYDPGLIPITGFGHYFATSIYIVGAVTFGYAFLMLLQPVLMRNAPSAADRQRAARIVRQHGRTTLARMALLHDKSYYFSEGGSVIAFAVKGRMAVALGDPIGPPADAPAAIRQFQLHCRKHDWDVAFYQAQPDHLEAYRQLGLRAVCIGQEGIVDLTCPASRDYAKAFVPAPGAARSQTAIYTPPLSDGLLSQLQVVSDEWLTDRHEQEMRFAQGWFDPAYVRQSVVVAAYDANGSLQAFANIVPEYQKQEVGVDMMRCRHKTPPAVIDRLYAALLEWAQAQGYAACNLGLARHPQINGETDDAALNQLLRYVNEHMERLYHFEELPFPRTLRPRWEPRYLVFSEATHLPAVWRTIIRASNSRNFRRQTLRLLLYQLRLSRRK; encoded by the coding sequence ATGCAACGAACCTATCAAACTGTGGGTATCCGACGCTGGCTGTTTTGGCTGCTCGTCGTCGGATTTCTTTGGGTCGTGATCAGTCGCCTCACGGAAATCGGCAACCTGCTGCAAACCATCCGCCAGGGAGCCTGGCAGTGGGTACTGCTGGCGGCAACCTTCCAAATTGGCCGCTACCTGGCCTACACCGGCGTCTTTTATCACAGCTTCGCTACCGTTAACGTCAAAAGCCGCTTCCGCGACCTGATTCCGCTCACCTTCGCGGCCATGTTCATCAACTCCACCGCCCCCTCCGGCGGCGCGGCAGGCATGGCCGTATTCATTGATGATGCGCAGCGGCGCGGCGAGTCGGCGGCCAAAGCCACTGCCGGCACGGTCCTGGTCGGCGTCGCTGACTATGGAGCCTATTCCATGCTGCTCCTGGTCAGTCTGCTCTTGCTGCTGCAAAAACACCAGCTAACGACGCTGGAAGTGATCGGCGCGCTGACGCTGTTCGTTTTCATGCTCGTGCTGTCGGCGATCCTGGCGCTGGGTTTGTGGCGTCCCCAGGCGCTGCACCGGCTGCTGTCCGCGTTCCAACGGCTGGTGACGCGCGTCTTCGCGTTGCTGCGCCGCCCCGCCCCGTTTCCGCTGGGTTGGGCGGATGAGTACGCGGGGGAGTTTAGTCTGGCGGCAGGGGCAATTGCCGGCAATCCACACCAGGTCGTGCGTACGGTTTTGGTCGGGCTGACCGGGCATCTGATCAATGTGGTCAGCCTCTACTGTGTGTTTCATGCTTTTCGGCAAGAGGCGGCGTGGGGGGTGATTGTGCCGGCATACAGCATGACCTACCTCTTCTGGATCGTCTCCCCCACCCCCAACGGCATCGGCATCGTCGAATCCATCATGCCCCTCATCTACACCACCTTCGGCATCTCCACCGAAGCCGGAACCATCATCAACCTCGTCTTTCGCGGCCTCACCTTCTGGATACCCATGCTCCTCGGCTTCGTCCTCCTCCGCCGCCTAAAAATGTTCCGCGGCCCCGAACGCGACCTCGCCGAAGAAGGACAAGTACGCCTCATCGCCACCCTCACCGGCCTCATGGGCATCGTCAACGTCCTCTCCGCCATCACCCCCGGCTTCGCCGCACGCCTCACCCTCCTCACCACCTACTCCCCCATGACGGTCGCCCAGGGCGGACGCCTCACCGCCGTCATCAGCGGCTTCATCCTCATCTTCCTCGGCCTCGGCCTCTGGCGGCGCAAACAAAACGCCTGGTACCTCACCATGATCGTCCTCGCCGTCTCCGTCGCCAGCCACCTCCTCAAAGGGCTAGACTACGAAGTCGCCATCATGGCCGCGCTGCTCTCCCTGCTGCTCCTCACGCAACGCTCCCACTTCCACGCCCTCTCCGACGTCCCCTCCATGCGCCAGGCCGCCTGGACCCTCGTTGGCTCCCTCGCCTTCACCCTCGCCTACGGCTCCATCGGCTTCTATCTCCTCGACCAGCATTACAGCGTGCAGTTCGGCCTCACCCGCGCCCTCAGCCAGACCGTGATCATGTTCACGCAGTTCTACGATCCCGGCCTCATCCCCATCACCGGCTTCGGCCACTACTTCGCCACCTCCATCTACATCGTCGGCGCGGTCACATTTGGCTACGCCTTCCTTATGCTGCTGCAGCCCGTCCTCATGCGCAACGCCCCCTCCGCCGCCGACCGCCAACGCGCCGCCCGCATCGTCCGCCAGCATGGCCGCACCACCCTGGCGCGCATGGCCCTCCTCCACGATAAATCGTACTACTTCAGCGAAGGGGGTTCCGTCATCGCGTTCGCCGTCAAGGGGCGCATGGCCGTCGCCCTCGGCGACCCCATCGGCCCGCCCGCCGACGCCCCCGCCGCCATCCGTCAGTTTCAGCTTCACTGCCGCAAGCACGACTGGGACGTGGCCTTCTACCAGGCGCAACCCGACCACCTGGAAGCGTACCGGCAGCTTGGCTTGCGCGCCGTCTGCATCGGGCAGGAAGGGATTGTTGACCTGACTTGCCCTGCCTCTCGTGACTACGCGAAGGCGTTTGTGCCCGCGCCTGGAGCGGCGCGCAGCCAGACGGCCATTTACACGCCGCCCCTCTCCGATGGCCTGCTCAGCCAGTTACAAGTGGTCAGCGACGAATGGCTCACAGACCGGCACGAACAGGAGATGCGCTTCGCCCAGGGCTGGTTTGACCCCGCCTACGTGCGCCAGAGCGTGGTCGTGGCCGCCTATGACGCGAATGGCTCCTTGCAGGCGTTCGCCAACATCGTCCCCGAGTATCAAAAACAGGAAGTGGGCGTGGACATGATGCGCTGTAGACACAAAACGCCCCCCGCCGTCATTGACCGCCTCTATGCCGCGCTGCTCGAATGGGCGCAAGCGCAGGGGTACGCCGCCTGCAACCTGGGGCTGGCCCGCCACCCCCAGATCAACGGCGAAACGGACGATGCCGCCCTGAACCAACTGCTGCGCTACGTCAACGAACACATGGAACGGCTCTACCACTTCGAGGAACTGCCCTTCCCCCGCACCCTGCGCCCCCGCTGGGAACCCCGCTACCTCGTCTTCTCCGAAGCCACCCACCTCCCCGCCGTCTGGCGCACCATCATCCGCGCCAGCAACAGCCGCAACTTCCGCCGCCAGACCCTCCGCCTCCTCCTCTACCAACTCCGCCTCTCCCGCCGCAAATAG